The region ATGAGTGTAACTGCGCAAACGGTATGGAATAATTGTCTCCTATTTATAAAGGATAATATCCAGCCACAAGCATACAAAACTTGGTTTGAGCCAATTGTAGCGGTTAAATTAACGGACAATGCACTTAGCATTCAAGTACCAAGTAAATTTTTCTACGAATGGCTAGAAGAACACTATGTAAAATTATTAAAAGTTGCTTTAACTAAAGAATTGGGTGAAACTGCCAAACTAGTGTACATTATTAAAATGGAAAACACCTATGGCAACAAACAACCATTTACAGAAAAAATTCCAAGTTCTAATAGAAGTGCAGTAAAGTCGCAAGACGTTGATGTACCGCTTAATAATAAGAACCCAGAGTTAAGAAACCCTTTTGTAATTCCTGGTATTAGAAATGTAAAAATCGAATCTCAACTTAATCCAAACTATAATTTTGATAACTTTTTAGAAGGTGATTCTAACCGATTAGCACGTAGTGCTGGTTTAGCAGTATCTGCAAAACCTGGAGGGACATCTTTTAATCCCTTATTAATTTTTGGTGGTGTTGGATTGGGTAAAACACATTTAGCACATGCTATTGGAGTGGATATTAAAGATAAATATCCAGAAAAAACAGTTTTATACATCTCTGCTGAAAAGTTCACACAGCAATATATAGACTCTGTTAAAAAGAACAATAGAAATGACTTTATACACTTTTATCAATTAATAGATGTATTGGTTATTGATGATGTACAATTCTTATCTGGTAAATCTGGAACACAAGATGTATTCTTCCATATTTTTAATCACTTACATCAAAACGGAAAGCAAGTTATTTTAACCAGTGACAAAGCACCTGTGGATATGCAAGATATTGAACAACGTTTACTATCTAGATTTAAATGGGGACTTTCAGCCGAATTACAAACACCAGATTTTGAAACACGTGTTTCAATTTTAAAGAATAAATTATATCGTGATGGTGTAGAAATGCCTGATGATATTATTGAATACGTTGCTAAAAACATCAAATCTAATATTAGAGAATTAGAAGGTGCTATTATCTCTTTAATTGCTCAATCTTCGTTCAATAAAAAAGAAATTAATATTGAATTAGCTAAGCAAGTCGTTGAGAAGTTTGTAAAAAATACTAAACGTGAAGTTTCTATTGATTACATTCAAAAGATTGTATCTGATTACTTCCAAATGGATGTAGATACCTTACAATCTAAAACTAGAAAGCGTCACATTGTACAAGCTAGACAGTTAGCCATGTTTTTTGCAAAAAAATTCACCAAAGCCTCATTAGCTAGTATTGGTTCTCAAATTGGTAAACGTGATCATGCTACGGTTTTACATGCTTGTAAAACAGTAGATAATTTATCCACTACAGATAAGCAGTTTAGAAAATACGTTGAGGATTTAACCAAAAAACTGTCGGTTTAATTAATTAATTTCCGATATCTCGGAAAAAATATATGACTAAAATTTTAATGGTTTGCTTAGGAAACATTTGTCGTTCTCCTTTAGCAGAAGGTATTTTAAAATCTAAACTAGATGCAGACTTTTTTACAGTTGATTCTGCAGGAACCAGTGCTTATCACATTGGTAATAAACCAGATGCAAGATCCATTGCTGTTGCAAAATTAAATGGTATTGATATTTCTAGTCAACGTGCTAGACAATTCAGCAAACAAGATTTTAAAGATTTTGATGTTATCTATGCAATGGATAATTCCAATTACAATAATATTGTTGCTTTAGCAGCTAATGAAGACGATAAAGCAAAAGTAAAATTAATTTTAAACACAATATCCCCAAATCAAAATCTAGACGTACCAGATCCATATTATGGAGGTGACAAGGGTTTTGATAATGTGTATCATCTACTAGACAATGCTTGTTCTGCTATTATAGAAACCCTTTAAAATAATTAATTTATTACCTTTAAAATCTATGGATAAAGGCACACTATATTTAATACCTTCGACTTTAGGAGATTCTAATCCTTTACATGTTTTACCCATTCAAGTGAAACATATTATAGACAGATTGGATACATTTATTGTAGAAAACTCAAAATCTGCAAGAAAATTTATAAAAAGTATAGCTCCAGAAAAGCAACAATCAAGTCTAACACTATTTGAATTAAATAAGCATACAGAACCAACAGACTTACCAAATTTTATACAAACTTGTTTAAAAGGTCAAGATTTAGGTTTACTATCTGATGCTGGTTGCCCAGGAATTGCAGATCCAGGAGCAGATATTGTAAGTTTAGCACATAAACATAACATACAAGTTGTTCCTTTAGTAGGCCCATCTTCTATTCTATTAGCTATGATGGCTTCAGGGTTTAATGGACAAAGCTTTGCTTTTAATGGTTATTTACCTATTGATAAAAATGAAAGAAAAACAGAGATAAAACGTCTTGAGCGAATAAGTTTTGAGCAAAATCAAACTCAATCTTTTATAGAAACTCCTTACAGAAACAATAAATTATTAGAAGATTTATGTGCTGTTTTGGGTGACCATACAGAAATTTGTGTAGCGTGTGATATCACTCTTCCTAAAGAATTTATAAAAACTAAAACTGTAAAGGATTGGAAAAAAAATAGTGTTAACCTACATAAAAGACCAACACTATTTATTATTCATAAAAGCTAATTACTAAGCTCTATTATATTTTACTTTTACCTTTTTTAAAGGTTTTATTAATGAAGTATCGTATCCAGAGAACTTCTTCATATAGTACTTAATAGTAGCACCATTGGCATCCGCAAAGTTTTGCTCGCCATAACTTCTAAGAAATTTTTTAACACTTCCTGGACCTGCTAGATGTGCTGCAGCTAATATACCTGATTCGGTCACCTTAACACCACTAACATATTTACCATTAAAACGTTTAATATCACGACGCAATACCCATTTATTACGTTGTGCATTAGCAATAAATGCTTTTTCTTGTAGTTCAGGATTATTTAAGAAGAAATTTGGATGATGAATTCCAATAACTTTTAAAGTACTTTTTCCAAACTGATATTTTCCTAAATACCCATATTGGTTGACTCTAAAATAATCGTTTTGAGATTCTTTAAAACCTAAAGCTTCTTTAAAGCCTGTAAAGGTCTTCCCTAAATGTGGGCTATAAGATTCAGGTTGGTAACAGTTTTCAACAGTTACCTTTTGCTCCTTTAATTGTTTTGGAGCAGGTTGTATAGAAATGACTATAACAACTAAAATAGATATTGTAAGTACTAGCGATAAAAACTTTCCAATATTTTTCATTTTTCTAGTTTTTGTAACCTTAAACCATGGTGGTTTTGAGGCTAAAATTTCGACGCGCAAATATACGACATTTTATTAAAAACTGAAAATCAATATGTTAACTTGTGTTAAAAATAGATAAAGTGCCCAGTTAGCTTACCATTACCGCTTATTTCTAGCGTTGGAAAAGGTACCTTTATAACATTAATAATGTTGAAAAATTGTTTTAAAAAAGTAGATTTAGTTTTAATCTTAGTTAAATCTGCATCTAAACTTAAATAAAATTGCTGACGTCGTTGTTGATTAGGAAAATGTACAGATTGAAGGTCATTAGTTCCATACAACAATCCATCTACTCCATATCCAACTGCTATGTTTAACCACTTGGGTACATTGCTGTCTTTAAAAAAAGAATGTACATTGGCACTTAACCAATAGGTTTGACCATTATAGTCTTTAATAACCTCTTCTAATAATCCTTCTCCCAATTTTTTAGGATTTTGTTTTGCATACGGACTTCTGTTAAAAGAATACTTTAGCTGGATACGTTGCTCATCCCATAATAAATCTTGTCCTACATACAAGCCAGCACCTGCTGCGTTTGCTGCAAAATCTCCCCAAGAAAAACCCCATTCTTTAGAAAATCCATCTAAAATTTCTACTGCTGTTAGAAAAGTAAACCCTAATGTTGCACCAAATACTAACTGGTTTTGTTGACTAACTCCACTCCATTCCAATGTTTGTGCTCCAAATCGACCCAATTGATAAGCAGTAAACGTATGACCTAACTTATCCATTTGAAACCACTCCGAATTATCGTTGATAGTATGAAACTTTGAACGCTCAAAATCTGCATACCACAATTGATCTAAACCAATTAAAGCTATAGATGCTAAACCAGTTTCGGTAATAATTACAGCGCTTCTTCTTTTGATATTTAAGGTATCACTTGGTGCAAAAAATGAAGTCGTATCGGTTTGTGCAACAGTGACAACCGAAAAAAAGAATAAGAATAAATACGATATATATTTCAACAAAAAAATTATCTATTAACGCCTTGACTATTAATCCAATTGACATATTCCTGTCTATTAGCATTATGCTGATTCAGGGTTTTAGCAAATTTATGGTAACCAAAGTTTTTAACATTAGCTACAAAGTAATAGTAATCGTGTTTTTCTGGATTTAGTACAGCATCTATTGCAGAGACGTCAGGCATAGTGATTGGTCCAGGAGGAATTCCTGGGTATTTGTACGTATTATAAGGCGAATCTATTTCTAAATCTTTATATAAAACACGTTTGATGACTTGATCAAAATCATTCTCTTTAGATTTTTTAGCAAATATAACGGTTGGGTCAGCTTGTAAAGGCATACCTCTTTTTATTCTGTTTAGATACACACCTGCAACTCGAGGTCGCTCATCGACTTTTGCGGTTTCCTTTTGCACAATAGAAGCTAAGGTCATCACCTCATTGACTGATAAGTTTAACGCTTTACGTTTGGCTTGTCTATTATTATTCCAAAACTTAAAATATTCTTTCAACATTTTATCTCTAAAAGC is a window of Olleya sp. YS DNA encoding:
- the dnaA gene encoding chromosomal replication initiator protein DnaA, which encodes MSVTAQTVWNNCLLFIKDNIQPQAYKTWFEPIVAVKLTDNALSIQVPSKFFYEWLEEHYVKLLKVALTKELGETAKLVYIIKMENTYGNKQPFTEKIPSSNRSAVKSQDVDVPLNNKNPELRNPFVIPGIRNVKIESQLNPNYNFDNFLEGDSNRLARSAGLAVSAKPGGTSFNPLLIFGGVGLGKTHLAHAIGVDIKDKYPEKTVLYISAEKFTQQYIDSVKKNNRNDFIHFYQLIDVLVIDDVQFLSGKSGTQDVFFHIFNHLHQNGKQVILTSDKAPVDMQDIEQRLLSRFKWGLSAELQTPDFETRVSILKNKLYRDGVEMPDDIIEYVAKNIKSNIRELEGAIISLIAQSSFNKKEINIELAKQVVEKFVKNTKREVSIDYIQKIVSDYFQMDVDTLQSKTRKRHIVQARQLAMFFAKKFTKASLASIGSQIGKRDHATVLHACKTVDNLSTTDKQFRKYVEDLTKKLSV
- a CDS encoding peptidoglycan-binding protein LysM, which codes for MKNIGKFLSLVLTISILVVIVISIQPAPKQLKEQKVTVENCYQPESYSPHLGKTFTGFKEALGFKESQNDYFRVNQYGYLGKYQFGKSTLKVIGIHHPNFFLNNPELQEKAFIANAQRNKWVLRRDIKRFNGKYVSGVKVTESGILAAAHLAGPGSVKKFLRSYGEQNFADANGATIKYYMKKFSGYDTSLIKPLKKVKVKYNRA
- the mltG gene encoding endolytic transglycosylase MltG, whose product is MYIKKILVAIAIIGLVIAAYFANFVYGAMFKKNTAFNNDKAYIYIPTDARYEDVREQLIPLLKDINSFDALAERKEYTTNIRAGRYAIEKDMSNNDIINSIRINNLPIQLSFNNQERIQDLAGRIAQQIEPDSLTLLKAMTDKAFLEKNKFTEGTVINMYVPNSYEFFWNTSAEAFRDKMLKEYFKFWNNNRQAKRKALNLSVNEVMTLASIVQKETAKVDERPRVAGVYLNRIKRGMPLQADPTVIFAKKSKENDFDQVIKRVLYKDLEIDSPYNTYKYPGIPPGPITMPDVSAIDAVLNPEKHDYYYFVANVKNFGYHKFAKTLNQHNANRQEYVNWINSQGVNR
- a CDS encoding DUF2279 domain-containing protein — its product is MKYISYLFLFFFSVVTVAQTDTTSFFAPSDTLNIKRRSAVIITETGLASIALIGLDQLWYADFERSKFHTINDNSEWFQMDKLGHTFTAYQLGRFGAQTLEWSGVSQQNQLVFGATLGFTFLTAVEILDGFSKEWGFSWGDFAANAAGAGLYVGQDLLWDEQRIQLKYSFNRSPYAKQNPKKLGEGLLEEVIKDYNGQTYWLSANVHSFFKDSNVPKWLNIAVGYGVDGLLYGTNDLQSVHFPNQQRRQQFYLSLDADLTKIKTKSTFLKQFFNIINVIKVPFPTLEISGNGKLTGHFIYF
- a CDS encoding low molecular weight phosphotyrosine protein phosphatase; this translates as MTKILMVCLGNICRSPLAEGILKSKLDADFFTVDSAGTSAYHIGNKPDARSIAVAKLNGIDISSQRARQFSKQDFKDFDVIYAMDNSNYNNIVALAANEDDKAKVKLILNTISPNQNLDVPDPYYGGDKGFDNVYHLLDNACSAIIETL
- a CDS encoding SAM-dependent methyltransferase, whose translation is MDKGTLYLIPSTLGDSNPLHVLPIQVKHIIDRLDTFIVENSKSARKFIKSIAPEKQQSSLTLFELNKHTEPTDLPNFIQTCLKGQDLGLLSDAGCPGIADPGADIVSLAHKHNIQVVPLVGPSSILLAMMASGFNGQSFAFNGYLPIDKNERKTEIKRLERISFEQNQTQSFIETPYRNNKLLEDLCAVLGDHTEICVACDITLPKEFIKTKTVKDWKKNSVNLHKRPTLFIIHKS